TATGATTTTTACCGTCTCTGGCATTCGGAGAACGCCCAACATTGCCGGGATTGGATCGCCAAGACCAACTGCTCCTGCACCCATGAATGCTTTCTTACCGCCAGCATCTTGTTCGGAAAGAAAAACTATCCCGCCTTGGCTCGCGAATGGCTGCGCCTTTCATCTAAAATTTAACTTTCTTTACAGTACTTCTTCTCCATAATTAACCCCTCTTTTTTCCAGTCTCATCGCCCCTGGTACAAAGGTTGCTTTTATTCATTCGTACCTGATCCTCATGAAATGGTTTTATGGAGGATTTTGCATGAATTCGAGGCGGCTCAAGCATGTGTGGAGCGGCCCCTCCGGGATGGGCTGGCTTATAACCCGGAAAAATTTTCACGACGAAATAAGAAAAGGGGAAAAAGATGCCTCGTTCCTTGCAGCTCCGAAACCTATACCGTATGGCGGATAAATTCAAGCGCGTATTTAAATTGGACGGTTTGGCGGAGACTTCTTTCATTTCAACTGCGCGATTGAAAGGATACTCTCCCGACCTGATTCACCAGATCGCGGCGACCTTCTGGCCCGAAGGCTACGCGGCGGGATGCATGAAGGGCAAATGGTGCATCCTGCCTTCGTAATCTAAGCCGGAACGGGCGCGCGAACGGAAAGGCCCCCGACGGGTTGAGGGTAATGAGGAACAGGAGAAAGACCTTTTCAACCTTCCCGCAAAATTCCATGAATCCGCTTCCTTCAAGCCTTAAGAATGGCGGAGACGTAAGCCATAAGTGCAGGCAATCGCATTAATCTTCGCTTTCGGACGGGACGCCCGTATTTCCTGTTTCGTAGTAACCAATATTTTGAAAAGGGATATAGACTCTTTTTCGTTTTTTGGTATATTTTTTATAGTAGCGTCTCTTTAGCGATTGCTATTCGAATTTGGGAGGAATTGCCATGAAAAAAAGAGAATTGGGTTTTACTCTCATCGAACTTCTTATTGTTGTCGCCATTATCGGGATCCTAGCGGCCATCGCCGTTCCGAATTTTCTCAATGCGCAGACGCGAGCGAAAATCGCGCGCGTGCAAAGCGATCAAAAATCCTTCGGTATGGCGATGGAAATGTATCAGTTGGACAACAACGATTATCCCTGGATCGATCTGATCCGGTGGGGAACCAATCCTCTCGAATGCCGCTGGACGGCATTGACAACGCCGATTCCATACATTAACGGCTTTCCGCAGGATCCTTTCGGCGATTACGATACTCCCAATGGCCTAAGCTGGGTTACGCAAACCGGCGGCCAGTGGAAATATCGCACTTATGATCTCTGGGTGGCCAAGCCGGGATTGGCGCATTGGGGGTGGATGACGACGGCGATTAATTCGGTTCCCTTGCCGCAATCGACGCGTTATTATTACGCTTCCCAAGGGCCCGATAAGCGGGCGGAAGCGGATTTCAGCTCGGCGGGCATCCCCTTCGACGCCAGCAATGGCTTAACCAGCCGTGGCGACATCTACTTCGCCGGTCCGGGATTCTTGACGAACGAGAATCATTAAGTTTGCCCTTAAAATAAAGATTTTGGATGAAGAGGAAGCGCCGGAAGATTTCGGCGCTTCTTTGCGTATCCACGATTGACGTTTTTCAACATTCGCGTCATTGACGGAAAAGAAAGCGGCGATTTCCTTGACTATTCGTTTCTATCCAATAACAATATAACGATATCCGGGAATAATCTGGGATTAAAACCATTTCCGCCAACAATGGTTTAGCCTTGTCAAAGGCTCTAGCCTATGCGCGCTTTTTTCTTGCAGCGTTAGGGCGGCTCTTCCTTTGGAAATGGGTTTGCAATCCAACGAGTCAAGAATGGCCGGGAATTATTTATCTGTCTTTCCGCAGGTAATAAACTCCATTCCCTTCTTACCCTCCAGGGAATTCCACGATCGTATCGGAACAAGATAACGAATCGATTCTTAATCGCTTCATCCACCACCCCGCAAAGGAGCTCTTTCCATGTTGTACCTTAAAAAAGGCATTCTCATTGGCGTTATGGCGTTGTTGACGTTTTCTCTTTCCACCTATGGAGCGGAACAGGAGGCCGCCGATAAGGCCGCTCCCGAAAAGAAAACCGACGATCCCGTCGTCTGTAAAGTAAATGCGAAGGAGATAAAAGAATCGCAAATATTGGAACAGATTCAGGCTCAACTTCGTCAAATGGGCGGACAAGTTACTCCCGATGTCCGGGAAAAAGCCAACACGTTGTTGTTCAATGAATCGATGAATACGTTGATCAGCATAAATCTATTGAAACAAAAAGCGGAAGAACAGAAACTGAAAGTCGAGAAGGAAGACGTCGATAAACAAATCGAAGAAATCAAAGCCAGTCTTCCCGCCAACATGAAACTCGAAGACGCTCTCGCCTCCAGCAATATGACGGAAGAAGACCTGCGCAAACAAATTCAAACCGGCGACCAACTGCTTTATAAGAAAGTGATTGATCGAAATATCAAGAAGCCGGAAGCTCCGACGGAAAAGGATATAAAGGATTTCTACGATAAGAATCCCGCGTCTTTCCAAGAAAAAGTCCACGCTTCCCATATCCTTCTGCAATTTCCCAAAGACGGTTCGGTGACCGAGGCGCAGAAAAAGGAACTGAATACCAAACTAGCCGCTATCCGCGCCGACATCCAAAGCGGCAAGATTAAATTCGAAGACGCGGCCAAGCAATACTCCGATTGCCCTTCCAAACAAAAAGGCGGCGATCTGGGATTGTTTCAACGCGGACAGATGGTTCCCGAATTCGAAAAGGCCGCCTTCGACGCCAAAGTCGGAGACCTGACGGATATCGTGGAAACGAAATTCGGTTACCACATCATTAAAGTGACCGACCGGCAAAAACCCAATTTAGAAACGGAAAAAGAGAAAATTGGAAAGTATCTCGAAACGCAGAAATACAACCAAGCCACTCGCGATTATCTGGATCTGTTGAAGAAAGAAGCCAAGATCGAGCGCGTCATGAGCGAAGCGGATTGGGAGGCGCGCAACGCTCCCAAAGAACAAGCGCCCAAACAAGGCGTCCAGATCGATCCCGAAGCCTTAAAGAAAATGATCGATAAACAATAATTCGCAACCGGATAATACCAATCTGCTTTGAGATTGTCGCTTTTCAAATTCCTCTCCCAAGATTGGGAGAGGTTAGGTGAGGGTTGATATTATTAGACTTATTATTCCCTCACCCTTACCCTCTCCCAGAGGGCGAGGGAATATATAAGCAATAATCCTAACGCATACTGGTATAACAGGAAAAAGGCGGTCGATAAGACCGCCCTTTTTTTGCGTGTTTTATTGTCTGTATCTAGATATCAAGGATGAAAGGATGTCCATGATTTTTTTATCTTGAAAATCCTGGAAATCCTGACCATCTTGATTCAGACAAAGATAGAATCGCGCCAATTCGAACTTAACGCACTTCTCATATTAAAAGCATTGCCGATTACAGGAGAGTAAGTATAATCATAAGCTTAGACAATTATTCGGCGGCTTTGCCTCTAGTGTTGGATAGGCCGATTTTTGGGGTCTAACTTTTCAAACTAAACGCATCCTTTTTCGATAGAACGATAAGCATAGATGAAACCCTCGTTCTTGGGCGGGGGTTTTTCTGCGGAATGAGTATTTACGATGAAAACCATGATGCAAAATCCCAATTTGCGCAATATCGCCATCATCGCCCACGTCGATCACGGCAAAACCACTTTGGTCGATTACATGTTCAAGCAAAGCGGCGCCTTCCGCGAGAATCAGGCCGTGGAAGAACGGATCATGGACAGCATGGACCTGGAGCGCGAACGAGGCATTACCATCGCCGCCAAGAATTGCTCCGTCCGTTGGAACAATACGAAAATCAATATTCTCGATACGCCGGGCCACGCCGACTTCGGCGGCGAAGTGGAACGCGCCCTGATGATGGTCGACGGCGCCATTTTGCTGGTGGACGCTTCGGAGGGGCCGCTTCCGCAAACCCGCTTCGTTTTGAAGAAGGCTTTGGACAATAAACTCAAGATCATCGTGGCCGTCAATAAGATCGACCGCAAGGATGCGCGGCCCCAAGAAGTATTGAATGAAATTTACGACCTTTTTATCGATTTGGACGCCAACGAAGAACAAATCGAATTTCCCGTTCTTTTCGCCATTGGGCGGGAGGGAATCGCTCAACGCAGTTTGGAAGAGAAAGGCGAAAATCTTCATCCCCTTTTCGAAACGATCCTGAAGGAAATTCCTCCTCCCGCCTTCGATCCGGACGAGCCGTTTCAAATGTTGGTTTCCGATCTGGATTATTCGGAATATTTGGGAAGGCTGGCCATCGGCAAAATCGCCAATGGCGCCGCTCATTGCAACGATAGTTTGGTCTGCCTTGACGGCAACGGCAAAGCCAAACCGCTGCGCGTAGTCAAACTGGCGGTTTATGAAGGCATCAAACTGAAAGACGTGGAGAGCGTGGAGACGGGAGATATCGCCATCCTGGCGGGAATCGACGACGTTCATATCGGCGATACGATCTGCAACCGCCAAACTCCTAAAGCCTTGAAGCGCATCACGGTTGACGAACCCACCGTCAGCATGAAATTCGCCAACAACTCCTCTCCCTTTTCGGGCAAGGAAGGCAAATTCGTCCAATCCACGAAAATCCGCGAACGGCTCTTCAAGGAGACGCTCAGCGACGTTTCGCTGCAAGTGGAAGAGACGGACGACGCCAACGTATTAATGGTCAAAGGGCGCGGGGAATTTCAAATGGTGATCTTGATCGAAACATTGCGGCGGGAAGGCTTCGAACTGGCCGTGGGCAGGCCGCAGGTGATCTTCAAATACAAAAACGGAATGCTGCAGGAACCGATCGAACACCTTTTTGTGGACTGCGACGAAACGTTCGTCGGCGTAGTGACGGAAAAACTATCTCAACGCAAAGGACGGATGATCAACCTCGTCAATCATGGAACCGGACGGGTGCGCACGGAA
The window above is part of the Candidatus Omnitrophota bacterium genome. Proteins encoded here:
- a CDS encoding prepilin-type N-terminal cleavage/methylation domain-containing protein codes for the protein MKKRELGFTLIELLIVVAIIGILAAIAVPNFLNAQTRAKIARVQSDQKSFGMAMEMYQLDNNDYPWIDLIRWGTNPLECRWTALTTPIPYINGFPQDPFGDYDTPNGLSWVTQTGGQWKYRTYDLWVAKPGLAHWGWMTTAINSVPLPQSTRYYYASQGPDKRAEADFSSAGIPFDASNGLTSRGDIYFAGPGFLTNENH
- a CDS encoding peptidylprolyl isomerase, which translates into the protein MLYLKKGILIGVMALLTFSLSTYGAEQEAADKAAPEKKTDDPVVCKVNAKEIKESQILEQIQAQLRQMGGQVTPDVREKANTLLFNESMNTLISINLLKQKAEEQKLKVEKEDVDKQIEEIKASLPANMKLEDALASSNMTEEDLRKQIQTGDQLLYKKVIDRNIKKPEAPTEKDIKDFYDKNPASFQEKVHASHILLQFPKDGSVTEAQKKELNTKLAAIRADIQSGKIKFEDAAKQYSDCPSKQKGGDLGLFQRGQMVPEFEKAAFDAKVGDLTDIVETKFGYHIIKVTDRQKPNLETEKEKIGKYLETQKYNQATRDYLDLLKKEAKIERVMSEADWEARNAPKEQAPKQGVQIDPEALKKMIDKQ
- the typA gene encoding translational GTPase TypA, with the translated sequence MKTMMQNPNLRNIAIIAHVDHGKTTLVDYMFKQSGAFRENQAVEERIMDSMDLERERGITIAAKNCSVRWNNTKINILDTPGHADFGGEVERALMMVDGAILLVDASEGPLPQTRFVLKKALDNKLKIIVAVNKIDRKDARPQEVLNEIYDLFIDLDANEEQIEFPVLFAIGREGIAQRSLEEKGENLHPLFETILKEIPPPAFDPDEPFQMLVSDLDYSEYLGRLAIGKIANGAAHCNDSLVCLDGNGKAKPLRVVKLAVYEGIKLKDVESVETGDIAILAGIDDVHIGDTICNRQTPKALKRITVDEPTVSMKFANNSSPFSGKEGKFVQSTKIRERLFKETLSDVSLQVEETDDANVLMVKGRGEFQMVILIETLRREGFELAVGRPQVIFKYKNGMLQEPIEHLFVDCDETFVGVVTEKLSQRKGRMINLVNHGTGRVRTEFSIPSRGLIGYRNEFLTDTKGTGIMNSYLQGYEEHRGDFVTRLTGSIVSDRQGAAVPYALFNLEPRGVLFVRPGDPVYEGMIVGEHNRDNDLNVNPCKEKKLSNMRSSGKDEAVVLTPVIPMTLEKAIEFIKEDEMVEATPKSVRLRKTILPANQRKP